A part of Paroedura picta isolate Pp20150507F chromosome 7, Ppicta_v3.0, whole genome shotgun sequence genomic DNA contains:
- the FRMD3 gene encoding FERM domain-containing protein 3 isoform X7, with protein sequence MVKCLVKIQTRKSIHLRMVNHCSKDVCIRLLRHGSRITAKSAGIQLPKEDDVSIPVLSNSPAKEREDSSDPSIEEEEKIKEEPLTISELVYNPSSSLLPTPVNDEEIDLLFQTPSRAENEKEDTDSFEELEADENAFLVAEEEELKEAWKALRWSYDFLMGNMKVNAVVKSFSRLLLVGLGILLVVFPLLLVLLESDVDISFLHEIRQTPEFQQFHAEYYCPLRQWVACKINFVSHLLGSS encoded by the exons ATGGTGAAATGCCTAGTAAAAATCCAAACCAGGAAGAGTATTCATCTGCGGATGGTGAACCATTGTAGCAAGGATGTATGCATTCGTTTATTGAGACATGGATCTAGGATCACGGCTAAAAGTGCCG GTATCCAGCTACCGAAGGAAGATGATGTTTCAATACCTGTGCTGTCCAACTCTCCTGCTAAGGAGAGAGAAGATAGTTCAGACCcttccattgaagaagaagagaaaatcaaGGAGGAACCTTTAACTATCTCTGAATTGGTGTACAACCCAAGTTCTAGCTTGCTTCCCACCCCAGTCAATGATGAAGAGATTGACCTGCTCTTTCAAACCCCTTCCAGAGCAGAAAATGAGAAAGAGGATACAGATTCATTTGAGGAACTGGAGGCAGATGAAAATGCATTTTTGGTTGCGGAGGAAGAGGAGCTGAAAGAAGCTTGGAAAGCCCTTCGGTGGAGCTATGACTTTTTGATGGGTAACATGAAGGTAAATGCTGTCGTGAAGAGTTTCTCCAGACTTCTTCTTGTTGGGCTTGGAATACTGCTAGTTGTTTTCCCTCTCCTACTTGTGCTTTTGGAATCAGATGTCGATATCTCTTTTCTCCATGAAATCCGACAGACGCCAGAGTTTCAGCAATTTCATGCTGAATATTACTGTCCTCTTAGACAGTGGGTAGCCTgcaaaataaattttgttagtcactTGCTTGGCAGCTCTTAA